One Nymphaea colorata isolate Beijing-Zhang1983 chromosome 12, ASM883128v2, whole genome shotgun sequence genomic window, AAATTTCCGTTAATGTAGTTTTGGTCTTCCGATCTTTGTTTGCATCATTTTTTGGTTAGACAAAGTTTGTTCCAAGTCTGATTCTTCAGCCGTTTAATTGATTGGCCATTACCCCAAGCTTTTTACATCGTTCCCTGTATAGGACGTTTATGGGTTTTCGGATACAATGGTTAACTTTTCAGTTTCCCGTTTTGTGGCTGCATCTTTACATGATGCTCTATCTTTCACGTACTGTCTGGGAGTTGGCagctctttcttttaaatatcacCAAGTCGAGCAGGTTTCTTTTGGCTAGCTCAATCGGCGAATCCACACATTGTTGGCCTAATAATAGAAGTTAATTATACGTTTATGTCATAACCACCAATATTGTTAACcagttttaaatggtgaggtttttttcatgtttttttttttggtaaaattgAAAGTCTTGAGCAAATttcacaaacaagaaaaataacattGATAGAAATTTCACATTGATGGAATGATGAAATTGAAGTTTTAGCAATGATAGAAATAAAGATAAATAACTTAgcttaagttttaaactttaaagcaaaagtaatgtcaaaacaagaaaaagtcatGATaagaaaacgtgaaaaaattcattttagacttttttgttttcttcgtttttatgtttttatcaAGTCCTTTCTGAAAAGATGGGTTTTCTGTTGCTATGATCTATGTACGCAACATCAGGTGGAATACAACTTATGATGTGCATACCATTATCATATAAGCAAGCAATTGTCATAAAATATGTCAAATCGCACTTTTTGACCGATCTGAAATCTTTCTATTTAATTGCAAAGTCAAGGAGATCCCTGGTAGGTCAAAGTTCGAAACGAATGCTGGAAATTAATCCTCAAGACTACCACAAACTAGAAATAACCCCTGTTTAATTTCCACTTTGTCCGACATGTGCGGGTATCACGCGTATATTATGGCGACAACTTCTTCGTCCCCAAAAGGACCAGCAAAATGCGTGAATGAGGGGAAGCAGTTCCTGCTATGATTGGTAAAATATACTTTCGCCATTGAACTGCTGCAGGTTATATATGTAGCTATCCTGTAAAGCTTCTGTATGCAAATTTGTTTATGCATGTTGCCTGATTAATTACATTTTACTTTTAACAGGACAATATGTaatgttgttaaaatttttgCATAAGGTTATATAGGGTCTGCAAAACTATAGATTTATTGGCCGAGTCAATGAAGCATCGGTAAAACATGGTTTGAACCGTTGACAGAGCGTTTGCCGACGGCATAGTCACCGTTGGTAAATATATCGCCGGGACGCTGTTCCCGATGTTAAAAACCATTGGCATTGAGGAAGCAAGCTGACAGAAGAAACGAAAAGCCAATTTTggaggaaaaggggaaagaagtTCCTTGATAACTGTCAAAgaaattttgttattgtttacaTATTTCGAATTTCATTAGTGACCGCTCTATTTGGTGAGTGAGACGTTATCTACCCCAGATGAGATCAAAAGGCCTTTCACTTCTCCTTGCCTCTAAGGTCATGGGCACCAAAGTCTGGATAAGTAGTAGGCAACCTTCAACTTGACGGAGCGCACCCATCTTTAATGgctcaagaaaaatcaaaacgAAAACTTACCATCTACACAACTCCACCCCAGCCGGCTATGCGGGGCCGCTCTCTGGCGGAAAAAGTATCTGCTAGTGGAATCGGGAAACCCATAAGCTCGGTCTCATGATAAGAATAAGATAGATTAGATTTTGTCAACTGATGGATGGTTACTTTATTTCTCAAGAATGCACAGATCGAATCGAAAGATTAAAAGAATTAGGGCGACGCTACCTGCCATCGACgactttaaattttttatcactCTTAGATGTACGTCATGCACTTTGCAAGAACATGAGAACTGCAGCTGGGAAATTTTTTCCTTCGTTCTCATGACGGCTTTGATGACGAAACACACTAGTCGATGGGCCTGCCGTCCTCTCGTTCTTTTAATTCATTGATATATCTTTTGGAGTGTTAAGAAGCCTCTTCGAAAATGCAGTGTGGCCCCTCACCATGTTGCTCTTGCATGACGGAAAAGGAACATTTAATAGAGAAGCTTAGTGTCTGACATGAGCTGTGATGTCAATCCCATATATACTTTTAACTATTTCAGCTTTTTAGGATATTCACATATACAAACAAATGAAAGGTTATATCTAATCTAAAAGCCAATTCtacaatctgaatctggttTTTATACTCCTATCCGGATCgtaatctaaattttgaaccgaatctgacccattttcaaaatataagaattgtgtataagatatttgtttaaaactaaatctgatctaaatcccaATCAGATCGGATATGTATGTATATCTGAATGTGAACATCTGATATGATCTTTTGAATCTCAATCTGGTCTGATTTTcaattggaaaattttttttttatgcatcaGAATTTTTGACGGGATATCTTATTCAAATCAGAcgtattgacatccctagatctGTGCACTTGGCAATAATATTGGTATGCCTTCTCCGCTGTTTATAAATAGGAATTCATGCGGTATGATCTTCCATCATAAGTTCTTCCTTACTATAGAAAAGGAAATAGGTCTTCCATCGTTTTTAATTGTTCTGAAACATTTCTTCAGCAGCATCCAATCCAGTGCAGTACAAGATGGGAATGCTCACGAACGTTGCTCAAAACTTGCAGAAGAGGTCTTCACGCTCGAGGGAAGACATGAAAGATGGTCATTTTGCCGTATTGGCCACTTATGAAGGCAATTCAAAGAAGTTTTCGGTGCCATTAAGTTATCTGAGCAACCCTGCGTTCGTGAGGTTGCTGGATGAGGCTGAGGAGGAGTATGGCTTCTACCAGCCAAGCATACTTACGGTGCCCTGCCACCCAAGCGAGCTTGAATGCATCTTGGCAGGAGAAAAGAAGAGCCAGAGGAGGGATTCATTCTCCAATGGGTTCTTCAAGTCTCCTTGGTGATAGGGGTAGGTGGGTACTTCAGAAAAGCCCAAACTCTTCCATCTATCGTGCAGTCCAGGGCTGTTTGGCATCTGGGTGGGAAGCGGATGTTCGAAATATTAATGTTGGGAATGGCTaacaatttttcacaattttttgtatctaaatttACAGGATgctttcaatgtaaaaaaaaaagccaagaaaTGCGATATGTGTGAGCCCAATTTGGAAAATTTGTCACAAGTTGCTGAGTTGTTAATCAATGGGAGGTAATTTGCCTCATAGGGCGGTggaaatgaaccactcaccccCTGAAAAAGAGTAATTTGTTCATACTCTTACACTTGTGTTTTCCTCTGAACGTGATCTATGTAGCATCGACAAAATGCATGTCGTTCCCTCTTCTTGTTTGGATGCCAGGAGAGAAATGGGGAACATTTGATGGTGCATATAACCATCTTGGGAGAGAAATGGGTCCTGGGGAGTAAGGCCATCTTCTATTGAAGCAGTACAGTGAGTTTATCAGCAAGGAAacgcttttttcttttcaccttaATTCTCAAGTGGTTTCTAAGGTTGATGCCTTACTCTGTTGAGCTtcaatgaatatatatgtgtcATCTGCAAGGAAATCTACGGCCCATATTTTTCCTCAAAGCAAGTTGAGAAAGTAAAATCAATTGTTGCTGTCTGCGCTTTCACAGATGAGATATTCTACCTAGTTTTTCACGTCCTTCAGGATTCGTTGGCCGTCCGGGCTGCGTGTATGAGGCATCCGGATGGATCGATAATGGTAAAATTTCATCACTCAAGCTCAACTCCTTTAAGCTCCTGTCatttgattcatatatttttttctttaaatgaaaataaaaaccacaaaaaaaaggtgttaaaattcattaaaaattacGTTCTCtaaagtttaacaaatagaGAAACACGAGTCAcgtcgagtttaaacgagtcgagctcatgTAATTTGAACTCGAATCATTTATAATGCAAGTTTTAACTTAAGCTCAAGCTTTGAATGGGTGGAGCCAAGGGCAGAGCTAAGGGGGTCCTCGGTCTTGgctccacctcaaaaaaaaaatattaaaaatttagatataaatttgagaaaatttcacttgttttatataaagaatttgaaaaatgatatttcgaccctagtcaaaatttaaaaactttaattcgatcCTCCTCgtgaaaaaattttgattctgccTTGAGTTGACCTTACATGGGCAAGTTAAAGTTGAGCATGAGTTGGCTCCCGTCatccatcttttctttcagtGTAAAAGGAAGTAGTTTTCTACCACTTTTTCTGAAAGTTTTTAACCGTAGTCTCACCCACTGCCACCCAAGTTAGCTGAAGAGCATCTTGCCAGGAGAAATGGATGTCAAGGAGACTTTTAGAGTTTGATCTGCGATATATAGCTTCCACTTTGTTGGGTTTAAACTTTTTAGGCTTTGGAGCAAACAATTGATGGGAAGGAGACATATACTTCCCATTacgtgcaaaaaaaaaaaagccgacTCAATTTGGATATCAAACTCTTTAAGTTTTACGCGATACTGCTTCATGCTATGGCTTTCACTTCTACATACCCAAATAAATAGAAGGATCAGTTAACTTCATAACAATGCAGCTGTTGGGGGTGTCTTGGATACATATTGGGAGAAAATGTCTAGTGGCTAAGAGACCGCTGTtgcacataaaaaatttatgggGATAAAGAAAGATTTCTCAAATCTTGGCTTCCGCCAGGTCCAGTTGCATGCAATAGACACCACGAGTAGTATAAAAATGAATGCCATGTCCTATCATGTAAAGTTGTTACCAACATATTCTAAATGGGTTTAACATGGTTCATCACGTTTAATAAATGTTTCCGCAGATAGATGATCACTTATTCACATCGATTAATCAGGTAAGTTCGCATGAGTGGGAAAGGTTGAatgcattgtcacaaaaaacggggacGGATATTAAACGGCGAGGAagaaaacgggtataatacggcaaagttttatatatcgagaataaaacgggaaaagttcggcaaattttttaaaaaaattgaacatttaatacatcttaaaaattataaaaaataataattaataaaaaaccgacaaaaaacgggaaaaaaacgggaaaataacgtataatacgggtattaaacgggtattatacgcgttttttattttttgacatttttttaaaaaaaaaacgggaatagtatgggtattatacgacagaactgtttttggcgttaaatacgcgtttttttaaaaaaaacggcgttttttgtgacaatgtaaTGAATGACAGGCTGAAACACCTCTCTTTTCCGGTTACCTTCAAGGTCCAGAGTTGCATTAAGACCTGAGTGAACTTATAATTGTGACATTTAACTACTTGAGAATAGCATCTTCCACCGTTACAATCCAACAGATCAGTGCACCAATGCATAACAACAACCATGACAACACACCCTTATAAAGGTTAGTGTCAACAATGGATCCTGAAAAGAGGTAAGAATCAGCACCGTTATGGGCGACGTTTCTAGTCATATGCCGATCTTAAAAGGAATCGGTCATCGTCATCCTGATCAGGCGGTTTAATTTCATCCAATAATTCCTCCTACAAATGATTAATCATTCATCGAAATCATATCCCTAGTCCTTATAATGATGAGAGTTTATTGttgtaaagaaataaaaataggCATTGGCTAGTATAATTAAGTCTTATTGATCTGATTTATGGTTGGACACATTATGCATTAATATACAACGTTATAGTGATTGTATGCGGCACATGTGGTTTAGTCAAACCGACGTTTAAGAAGCGTTCTCATCATAGAGTTGGTGGGTGTAATTGTTGACCAGTAGTAAGTTTGTACACAAGTTGAGTTTAGCTCAAGCTCAGCTCGTCTCGGCTTGACCCATATATTGCTCTGCTCTGCCCATATATTGCTctgctcgagctcgagtcgagttgtACAAGGTTAGCTCAAGCTCAACAAAAAAGACCAAGTCCTACTTCAAGCTTGACTCATCTAAGCTCATTTACCGATTGATTTATTTCCCGAGTTTCAAGTTTGGAGattacaaaccaaaaaaaaaaaaaaaagacaaccaATATTAGACAAGTTTACTCGAGTTTAATCGAGTTGACTCGCTTATAAACTCGACTTTTTGGTTAAGCACTTCAGCTTTAACCGAGTGAGTTAGAGtgcagctcgactcgagttgGCTTGACTAATGACCACTTAACATAACTAAAAGCACACTTGCCAGATAATTCCTTCTCTAGACCAATTTGGGTATTGTCGACTTGCACAGTGTGCTTTTTGTTAGAATGGAATTAAAAAACCACGCCCACCATTCTTTCATACTTGATAAGGCCGCATCTTTGACAAGTCTTGCAATAACTGTGTTTCATAATGAATTCGAGACCATGATAAGTCCCATTCAGGGGTGTCGTCGCCACATGAGACTTGTCCTGGAGCTTCTAAAATTAAAGCCGTGGGTACTGTCTTGCTAATAGCAGGTCGGCTTGTGCTACCATCAGATCATGCAAAGAGACAATGAAAATGGTTGTTGCAAATTCCGGGAGACATGCATTCCCTTGTGCATCAAAACCAGTAGCAATGTTAACAGATTATATTCGGATTGGATATACAGATCTTTACCATATCAGGTCTTTCAGATGTTCATGTATCTGGATACGAATacagatgaagaaaaatctcCAAACTCACAATGCGTATGTGAtctaaatctgacttttaaaccaAAACCGAACCGcataatattttaaactatATCCAATTGAATACTTActtagatctgaatctgaatttgaatctaaatcccATCCGATGTTATTTTTGAAACCTAAATCTAATGCGATTTCGCAATCACATaccaatttttttccatttcctatacTTTTAATATCTAAATCTAATATATTGATATTCCTAGAAATCAGCGAGCAAAGATGGGGTTGATTTGACCTCAGCTAACTCTATCCACTTACAAGTTCCAACGCTTTAGCTTCATATTTAAATCAGTGATCATTAATTGACTAGAACAGCAACTCAACCTTGGAACCGATGTAGTCATGTAGATGATAGGATGCATATgaatttgagattttgcttttcTGTGCACAGATTGTTCGAGTCCCAACCATATCTACAGAGTGGTGGGACATGTTGTTCATTACTTTGATGAATATCTAACATACATGTGTGATTCATTTTGGTTAGCTTTCTGTATCATATTATATACAGATCATGTTAAAGAAAACTTTACAAAGTTAGTCTCTATGACATATCATCTAATATTATTCGTCTTTAGTTAAGCCTGCTGTGGGTGTTTCAGGGGATTCATTAATGCCGGTCAGAATCAGATCATAGTGTACCTTTTGAGCTACGGAGGGACGAAACTGATGATAAAACCAGCACCACTGCCCACAGAAATGCTGCGGAGAGGCGACCAAACGAAGATCAGTCAGACCAATTGCTGCTTCAGccaagaaaacaatgaaaacaccAACCCGAGTTCCTGTCGAAGCTCGTCGCCCCGCGGTCCCGCCATCTCATCACGTGGTGGTGGTTCTCCTGCCTGGGACAGTGTGCCCACTTGTGAACACGATGGGAGGGAAGAGGCCATGGTTTCTGCATTTACATGCAACAGCTAACAATAAGTAGCAAGCGTACTGCGGGTTAGCTCATGCTTTGAAGCACCCATttgagagagagcgagaaaggAAGAATGAAAGGAAACTTGAGGCTGATCAGGCAAGTTGCAGAGAAGTGCCACAGCAAGTTCATGAGGATAAGCACCCCCTCCTCGACGTCGTTGAGAGGCAATGAGGATGAGTATGATGTCAAAATGGGTACTGCTTCTTCGTCATCCTCTGCTTGTTCTTCCGGTGATGGCGTTGGAAAGGTGGGAGGTGTGAAGAAGGGCCATTTTGCGGTGGTGGCAAGAAGGGATGGGGAGGCAAAGAGGTTCGTGGTAGGGCTAAGCTGCCTTCGGAATCCGGCGTTCTTAAGGCTGCTGGATGAGGCGGAGGAGGAATTCGGGTGGCAGCAACAGGGTGTCCTGTCTGTGCTCTGCCAACCAAGTGAGCTCGAGGACATCTTGGCAGCGAATTGCCGGGTAGAGAGACAGATCAGTGATGATTCCAAGCGGAATCGGATGGATCGCTGGTGAaatccttccttttcctttttcctattTCCTTTCTTGAGACCGCAGATTATCCTTTCGTCTGACTGTAATTAAAGGACCAATTAATGGATCATATGACAGagtttatgttaaacatgtatcgagaaagagagagagagagagagagagatcatgtgTATTTGATAGTGGTTGACAGATTCCTCACTAACATTTGCACttctaaaacaattttttttttttactttaaccGTGGTTAGCAGAATTACAATTTGACAAATTTATTCCTTAATGTTTGCACTTATATGGAAGGTCAGTTGTTGCGCTAATTTAACCAGAGCCTCTTATGGTAGTTTATATGCAGCAAAAGCATGCATATGTTCTTCAAAAACTCTTTGCATGTGCAATCCTATTCAACCTCAAGAAGCGCATCATAGCTAGTTGCACTAGTGACCTATTAATGGCATTGCCACTAGGCACTAGACTGCGAGCATTACTCCCATTACAAGGTAGAACTTGATATTGCGTTAAAGGTTCACTGTCTCTACCTCGAGTAGAGAAGCAGACCCTCCTTTTGAAGTGATGGATCATAATCTGAAGGCAATCTGAGTCTGAAGGTAATCTGAAAGCATGCATAGATTTCATCTTGCTCACCGGAGAAGGCAATCTGAATCGAAGATGGAGATGAGAGTATGCCAATGGCTCATAAAGAGGGAtgaacattaaaagaaaaacttgaaccTTTTAGGGCGTTCAAATCGTTCACAGAAAAATAATAGTTCAGTGCATTTGAGGGCGTTTGGTTGATGTAACATGTCGTTCCTGGAACGCTCTGTACTTATAAATCGATGACAGTCACCAAACACTGGACAAGAATCGTGGAGGACAAAGCATTCGAGTGTCCTCTGAGAACAGAAAAAAACTGTCCATACTTGTAACACCCCTAACCTTGGAACCCGATGTCATGCCCCTCTCgaaactcatttttttcttccactgGTCGAAAGTCACCTTCTCTTCGATCAAACGCTCTCGCTCTCACTCTATCTTGATCACAGGCTACATTCTCATGCAggtaaccatctctctctctctctctctctctctctctctctctcgtgacAGTTCCCCTTCAGCGGAGGAGAGCATCTCCCTTCGatggtttttcttcattttggtgtgccctttctcctccttcactttttcttcattgATGATTTGCTTTGCCAGCAGGAACTGCTAGGACTCCACGTCGACTTACACCTTCTGCTCTCCTCTAGTCCACCTTCTGCCATAGACAATGGGTGCATCTTTTTCTTCGGGGTCAATCATGTATGCTGCTTACCCGGGTATAGTTAAAGCACACCAAGTGTTTGTCAAATTATCCTTTTAAGTGATTCGTCATTGCTTATGGAAAAATAATGCCATCCAATGAGCTAAAAGGTTCTTGTTTGTGGCGATTGACGGTAAATTACTTGTCCTTGATCGCATTAAAAGTTTTGGTGTAAAATTAGCTAATCATTGCCCATTATGTGAGGTTGCTAAGGAATCCACTGATCACTGCattttgagatgcaaaataGCGAAGTTAGTCTGGAGGTTTACGGGATGGAAGTTTAATATCTTCATCAGACTAAGGGACGCTGATCTTTATCACATTAATCAACGTGTAGAAAAGTTAACAGCAGTGTCCGTACATACACAATATTGGCGATGGTACAAAAATCTATAACTGTATCTCACTGCAGTTTGTCGAATTAGGCTCTGTCAAACACTTTGATATCGCTGTAACTGCTGCTTCAATTGCGGCATCTTCCCCCTAGACACAAACAGAAATGTTTGAAACATATCCTGGAGAAAGATGGAAAGTGAAATCCCCAGGAGAAACCAAAGTAAACACAACAATTAACTTATATACCTTTTCTTTCCAATAAAACATATTTCCATATTTTCCAGAAACCCGGCTCCAGAAGTTATGAGGTACATTTGCATCGATCAGCTCTCCAACATTGAAGTGGAGGATGTTTCCTGTCGGTGAATTTCAAAGAATATAATTAGTCCTCAGTAGTTTTAGAAACGTCGGAACTTCAGCTGGATGAGAAAATAGCACcttacaattaaaaaaaaaagcaacaaagcCCAACCCATGTAGCCATTAAGTTGCAGAAATTGTGATATATCATCCAAAAGTGAGACTCTAATTAAACAAACGAATGCAACTTTCTGTATTAAAGATTGCAAGGGGGAGGAAAAGAGCATATGCAAATCCACCCATCCATGAGTCATGCGCCCTGATGTCCTATCTCATGGCCATCTAAACTAAGTTTTGTTCAATTTAGCTCATTTTCCCAATTTCTTCTCTACGGAAATTCTCAAGGCATTGGTATGCCTTCAAAGTGACAACCAAGATTGCAAAATGAGCACTCTTAGTCAATGAACTCATAACCAAGGTCACAGCAGTAAAGACACTTTCATTGTATAAGACTTGACAATCTACTCAAGCCTTAGCTTCCTGCAACATCCAACATGTCTCAGTGCTTTTACGACCCAGTGATGTAGAGCCAGATATTGATAGAAAGCAGATACAAGTCTTGGAGTCTGACGTGCAGGCCAAAGTTgatcaagaaataaaaattattcaaaacgAACAGAAATAATGTTCCAGCACCAAAAAATAATAGAATACACTGGTGTCCTAAGAACGTTTCAGAATTCTGAAGGGACTGCTATCTCCTACAAGACAGAGGCCTGGTCAGTTTCTCATGCTAAATAGATTCATTCTTGATGGCAGAGTTCAACAACCGAGAAGCTATTACTTGGTCAACCTTGTAAGAGGGACAAAAAGCTTCCTTGGATTATATTTGGAGGATCTGCAAATCCATGCAAAAGCtgcaattttagaaaatcataTAGCTCAAACTCAACTAATAAATCGCTCTAGTTCAACCATTGGCTAAAACCCATATTCGTACGAAACTTTATGATTAGACAATCTTACTCAAGCTTTAAGGAGTCAGACTTTAAGtagctcaaacttgacttgcTAAATTGCTAGAATTGAACAATAGGCTGAAAGCCTAAACTCTAACAAATGACTCCAATTCAAGCAGAGCTTATATGAGTCAAGAACTacccgagctcgagctgctagAACTAGAACCATTCTGCACTGTGCGGACCAAACTGGGAAAGGCATCTTATGTAACAAAAGATCTGATGATCATTTTTGAGCTGTAAGAGAGGTTTTTTCCCAATCAACAGGGCTTTATGGTTGACATAAATAAATACAAACGTCACTTCTTCCCCTAACACCAATATCTTAACCATGAATTTCAGATTAAAATGAAAGCCatcagaagaagaagcatacatacaataaaccaacaaaaatctAAACCAAAATATTCCTCAAAAGTGTCTACATAAATATGTTCGTTAATAAATATTTGTAAACCCAACAAGACCGTTTTTATTCTACTGAATAAGGCATAGAAACCCGCAGGGAGAAAAAAGCAGTCAATGGATGAGAAACATAAATAGCCTTACCAAATGTCGGATCAGCAACAAAAACTATAGTATTTTCATCAACATGCCAGAAGTCTTTTACTGCTAACCCTGAGGAAATTTATGACACCAAAAGAAATTGCAGTCAACAGATGCTAGTAACTTTAATAATGCAGTATATAACAATAACATTACCTGGTGTATCTGGGTAATTCTGCGCCAAAATCCGAAGCTTGTAACCAGTATTTTTCTCAAGTTCAGCAATCTTTTGGACAAGTCTTATTTCCTAGTGCAAATAAATCAATCAAGCACAAGGATTTATCAAGGTAAGAGAGTGCAACATAAATGTCAAAGCAGACAAACTGCCAAAACTCATTAAGAAATTGGTGAGCTTAGGCAGAAAGGTAACAAAATATAAGGTGAATGAAAAACTTTAGTAAGTTTTGGATACCTTTAAGACgataaaacaaaatgaaatattatacTTTTGGTAACTGAAAGAACTATAATCAGTCAACTGCTAAGgagttcaaaataaataatctCTTCAGCTGCAAATCATGAATACATCTTATGATTTCTATTACATGTATCTTGTTCATCGAGGCTCAAATCCCTTCAAAAGTACAAGAAACAAAGACAggaaaatttgtcaaattttttggTCCCAGGCCTGACATAATACATACTAACTAGCTATGAGTTAAGTTTTTCCAGCAACATTTCTTATCAAGTGAATGTTCTTTCTCATTTTAGAGGTCAAAGACAAAACTGGGCAACCCTGAAGTGTAAAACTTTCCCAGCATGTCATTTCTGGATTTCAGATGTACTGACATGTTCTCAGATGTACTGACGTGTTCATAATGGAAACCTATGAAGGAGTTATACATCGTATATGAAAACACCACTCATGAAAAGATTATTCTTGTGCAAAGGTGCAATTTGTTTACACCAAGGTCTTTTCCGGTCATGTCAGATTGCTTATACGAACTTGCTATCCATCATCGATTAGACCCATTAGAGCCACATGTAGGTTTAACTCAGAGCATCTGTCTATACTTCAATGCTCATCAACTTGAAACGCActacttattttacttttattaaGAGCAGCGACTGAAGAATAGAAAGGCTTACAGCTAGAGCCACATATCTTGTTTTCATGAATGGCTAAAATCACCACATCGCCTAACTTTTTATTGGACAAGAGTGATGGTGCATATATGAT contains:
- the LOC116266225 gene encoding thylakoid lumenal 15.0 kDa protein 2, chloroplastic isoform X2, producing MANAFAPQSLIRCQLSRHAETAGIFQPKQWRASLASPNPKSLFSEENRSKLIGWSLAGALALGLSLAGPDFADAKIGVNKPALLPKEFSPVIDVAGFLSPGQEIRLVQKIAELEKNTGYKLRILAQNYPDTPGLAVKDFWHVDENTIVFVADPTFGNILHFNVGELIDANVPHNFWSRVSGKYGNMFYWKEKGEDAAIEAAVTAISKCLTEPNSTNCSEIQL
- the LOC116266307 gene encoding protein SMALL AUXIN UP-REGULATED RNA 54-like, whose protein sequence is MKGNLRLIRQVAEKCHSKFMRISTPSSTSLRGNEDEYDVKMGTASSSSSACSSGDGVGKVGGVKKGHFAVVARRDGEAKRFVVGLSCLRNPAFLRLLDEAEEEFGWQQQGVLSVLCQPSELEDILAANCRVERQISDDSKRNRMDRW